Genomic DNA from Solanum pennellii chromosome 3, SPENNV200:
TCCAGCCATATCTTGTGGTGTCCAATATTTTACCGGTCCATTACCAATTGCATATTGAGATTTAGGTTATAATACCAATAAGAACTTGGTAACATATGTAGTGGGTTTCACAGATGTAAAAGCTAACCAAAAATTGAGATCACAAGTGGATATATTTTTGAGGAAGATCACAAATAGGATTATAGCACAGAACTTGTATTAAGAAGAAATATGGGAAAAATTATTCTGAGATGTAAAATACTTACATATCTAGATCCCCAGAAGAGTGATTATTTAAACTGCTGCAAGGAATGTGGCTTTGACAAGGTGTCTTGCTGGGAATAGATAGAACCAAATTGCTTTGTGGTTGGGTAATCGAAAAAGTCATATGGGAAGCATTTGATGACCTTGATCTCTTTAGAAGTCCTACTGTTCTAGGAAAACAGCTTGTTTTTTTCTCTGACTCTATGGTAAATAAATCCCGGCATCTGCAAGTACTTCTCTCTTTCAAACTATCAGATTCTAACTGATGTGTTTGCAGGGAACCATCTGTCAATAATATCTGGGGTGTATCTGATCCAATGCTTAGTGCATTTCCATCACTGTTTCTTATGGTCACAATTTCTCTACCATGACAACATATCTGAGAGTTTTGTGATAAACACTCAGAGGAACATGTTTCAACAACTTTATCCACCATTATGACTCTTTTAGAAGCAGAATCGGAGATTTCCGATGCATTACTTATACGTTCCATCGTGGAATGCGCTTTACCAAGCGAACAATTAAAAAGTCTATAAGAAAGCCTTTTCATTCTAGAATACTTTTTGGGGAACCAGCCGGGTACAAGATTGATTCTGATCTCCACATTGCAACATAGTGTTCGCTGAAGTGCATTTGCAATGGGTTTCCACAATTTCTCAGCCTTTGATATGTCTTTGGGGCAGTAGAACTCCAGCTCAGCAATTGCCAAACCTGAACCATGGATTGGAACATATTCATGACAGGGAGAAAAGTTCAACTGTGTAAGGCAACATTCGATAGATTAAGAAGGCATATTGTTTGCTTGTAACAAGTATTTTGTCATCATGAAGTTGGAGAAACAATCAAAGAGGAACAAATCGTTTTAACTCAAACTATGTTTAATCCCAATACATTTCTATTGTCCGTTCTTTGGACTCATTTTTTATCGAAGGGATTTACACAAAAATATAGATTTAGGTGAGTAGGAGGTTCAAAGGTGTCAAGAGCTTGATAATGTTCTTAAAAGGACAGAAGAGAACAGAAAAACAATAGGGATCATTGCCCATAGAAACCACAGTTGGTGCCTTAAGAGTGTATCCAAGTGGGAGTAATGAGGAGGAAAGGATAAACTTGATCTATCTCTTAGAGCTCGCTTGGTTGGGAACAAGTTATCCCAGTTATCCTGGGATgataacttatcccaccatGTACAAGGATAATTTATCACATCACCATTGTACAAATGGTGGCATAAGTTATCATCCCAAACATGGCAACCAAACAAGCTATTTTTTTATCCAAGACTTCTTATTCTTATCCCTCacaccaaacgaccccttaaagatataaaattctagcttcatttcattacaGGAAATCATCATGGAGTTCCAACTCAAAAGTTGTTCCTTGTTTCAACTTCTTTGGATTAAAGGAGGTTTACAAAGCTCAGAATTTGAAGCATCAACATTTACAAAAAATGGGACACGTGTGGCTAACGTTATACACTGGattgaagaaaagaatgtaaTCAGTTAACGGTATTCACAGAGATGGCAAAGCTGAAGATATATATGATGCAATAAGATGTAAAGCAAGGGAACTGCTACCTTGCTTAAGACAAATTGATGACAACCTCCCTCTTCTCAAAAAGTTCGCAAGGGAATTAGATCCGCACATTTCAGTAGCTTTACACCATATAGAAGCCAGAGTTTCTTTATCATCCTGCATTCCCCTTTTGCAAGACTCCATACTTTCACAAGCGCAACTTGTACGGTGCTTCAAACTCTCACTTGTTGATGATGTACTACAAAGATGACCATCAGGATCTGACACAACAGAAACAAAATTCCACTGCAATGAACTTGATGAACATAAAAATTAGCCTTCCCAAACAACAAGAAGTATAGGAGAGTGTCACGCATATCATCCCCACCTTGTTCATATACCGTTCTCAAGCATGAACTTCCATCTTTGGCATCAACTGAAGAACTCACTGAGCTTAGTTGTAGAAGCGCAGCAGTCAGCCATGTTGTTTGATTTTTTGACATCCTCAATTGTTTTTCAGTCTCAGAGAGTACTTTAAGTGCATGACTAAGTTGCTGTTTCTCAGCTTCAGCTATGTATACAGTAATAAAATGCCATCCTTAAGATATAACAGTCTTCCAAGACAATGAAAAAGTGGGGCACCAACATAGAGATTTAAACACAcaatcttaaaataatttttggaacAAAAAAGTCGAGTtgaatagtttatttttttgtttcatacCTATCAGTCATGATAAGTTCTAGACTTCTCATTAATGAACATCATCACATAATATGTAGGTGAGTAAGAGCAAAGAATTATCAGATAATAGGGAATAATAAAGATGAATCATGCAGCAAAACAAAGATTATAATtctgaattataatgaaaaaggATAGAATTAAGCAGATACTTTTTATGCTCTCACTTATTGAATAACTTTATCTGATAAATTCCCTAAAGTAGTATTAAGGTGGCACGCGGTACACCAAAAAGGATTTGAGTCCAGAGTACATACTCTGGTCACTATTATAATTTGCAGAATGGGATAGAATGTATGCGTGAACACTCGAAAATATTCCTCACCAACAGTTAATATGACCACATTTTTTGCCAGATGATTTTAGACGAAAACACCAATTTAACACTGAATGAATATGGCACTTGCAagataaatgtccattttcatccAGAATTTGTAAACTGAAGTAGAAACTAAAACCTAATCTCAAGCTAACTAATCAAGCCACAAGCAACCTTAGAGATGATTTGGAGCTAGTACACCCCATTAGTGGCCCCTGATCCCAGCTGATACCACTGGAGTAATCAGTCGTTATCCAAAAAAGAAACTTGATTTGAGACGTGCAGAATATGCTTAGCAACATATAAAAGGACAAATAACAATAGAACCTTATACTTACAAATGTGTCCGCTGAATAGCCTGTCTTTGACTTCACAAGCACTTCTCTGACACTTTCCAGCGAGAATGTCCATAATCAGATTTGCCAACTGTGACACCAATTGCATGGGATCTATTCTCGACCTCATCAGTTCTCTGGCTCTTTTAACTGTATTTGAGGTGTCGGATGACAATGCCAGATGCAGCAACTCCAGCAATTCATCATCAGAGACGGCACCAATCTGCAGGGAAGATGAATACACAACATTACTTCTTGTTACTTCTATAAAATGAGGATATATATAAGGAAACACATGGAAGTCACAAATGAACACTTACTAGCTCATAGACTAATGGCATTGTTATTCTTTTGCCAAGCAAACTCAACTGCTCAAGCATTATCTCTCCATCTCGAATTGAACCATTTGATTTACAAGCAATGAAATCCAAAGCATCTTGATTAAAATCAATTCCTTCATCCTCACAAATTTCATGTAATCTGTTCGAAATATCGActtcttttattttggaaaaatgaTATTTCTGGGACCGTGACACTGCACTACGAGGCAATTTATCAAGGTCAGGGGTGATCATTATGAAGACCACATGCCGAGACAATTCTTCCAAGTGATTTAAAATGCTTGTCCATGTTTCCTCTCGCAATAAGTGGCATTCATCAActataaaaatcttaaatttggatgaaattggaGGTGTCACTGCATTCTTGACAAGTAATCTAACTCTCTccattttattgattttcaagGAATCTACTTCTTTAACATCCCTGCTTCTTCCTGAAAAATAGAGAACACAATCCCGGCAGAGGCCACATGGTTTCTCAGCATCAGGAGAAAGACAATTTAATGCCGCTGCAAATATTCTTGATGCACATGTTTTCCCCGTACCACGAGGACCATGAAATAGGTAGAATGGATTTATCCGCCCACTAGAGATAGCATTCAACAGAGACCTTGATACCACATTCTGTCCAACCATTTCTCTGAATGATTTTGGCCTGCACTTTTGACTGAGATTTCTAGGACTTTCTGAAGGTGAAGCAAATCCATTTTTATCTCGTGTCGAACTTCGTCTCtgtagggctaagagtgtttcacCTATCCCTGCAGACAAAAGTGGTCGCTCTTCCATATGAGTAAGAGGACTTGATCCCCTAAACTTGGGGGTGCCTAACCAGCAGGAGCTAATTCCACATCCACCGTTATCAGATTCCACATTGTCAACATCTTCATTACCATACAGTGAAATGACATGGTTTGAGCTTTCGTTTGGAGCATCACTAACAGAAAAGTACGGACTACCTACACGACTCAAGATATTACTAGCTGCAGTTCTAGATGATCTATAATGTTTTTTATGTTTGCAATTCTTTTTTGTTGCATAATAAACATCTTTTGCCGGCACTGCACCTTCATTTGATTCTTTACTGGAACCATTGCCCTCCTCCCAGGCGTTGGAAGGTGTAATACCAGCCATTGCCATTCCTTGATCCCTGTAAGAATGACCAAATCTTTTACTTGATaatttatttcctctttttacCTCATTTGGTTGGTGTATGTTAGACATTTCGACATTCCCATTCCAAGGATCCATTGGGGACGAACCCAACTGTGGTTTGCCATTCCCCTTATTGCTGTTAAGTTCCTGATCCCCTGCATATTCCTCCCGGTTGCCATTCAAAACAAAGCCATTTCCCCCCAGGGCAGTGCTATCCTCATTGTAGCCTACTTCTTGCCTATTCTCAAACCCTAAAGTAATAGCATTACTTGAATGTGTTTCCCAATTCAACTTATCAACCATTGCAGAGAACTTGCTAATCGAATTCGTAGTTGGATCCCTAAGTGACTTCACTCTTCTTAGTGCAACCAGCGTTTTCGATATGGGAACATCCACTGAATGCCGTCTACCATCCATCACtcaaaaattatcaatacaacTGAAGATTTTCAAATACCCCAGAAAACAATGCTGTAGCTTTTACCTAGAATtcaacaagaacaaaaaaaagtaaaaataaaacttcaGTCTTTTCTAATTGCTtcaaaaatgaactaaagaatCAAACTTTCTCATAAGCAATAGTATAAAgtgtattaaaaaattcatagaaACCGCATCTTACAAACATCTATAcagaactaaaaaaaaaaaaggaaaagatgcTTTCcaatacccaaaaaaaaattatttttcgtaTGATCTCAACCCCAGCAACAACATTCACAAAATGCAGTACCCTTCAACTgctcaaacaaaaaaaactcaaaacccCATTTCCCATTTTCACctaaaacaactaaaaaaaacgaaaaaaaacaTACCTTTGTATACACAGAAAAAAGAAGCAACAGTCAACATGAGCACATTCCCATACATATACATCGAAATACTCATATACCCTTTGAAAAGTATAACCCTCTATCACTCAGCCCAAAACAATACTACTACTTTTTAATACTGACGAATCTTTCAGttcaaattaaattagtaaaCAAATACTTTATcacattataaattttaaaaaaacccaaaaaacgacaaaaattgaaagaaaacagACACATGAAAACACAGAAAACCTGTGAATTgaagaagaagcaaaaaaaaaaattaagataacaAAATGCACATCGAAGTTCACGAGATTTGACCTCATTGAAGCCCAAGTAAAACAACTTACTTAGAACTAGTAGTTGTAGGGATAAGGAGGTGAGTGGCAGAGCAGTAAATGTAGTTAATGTATAGGGgtgaaaatgataaaaacacGCCATCACATTGAAGAAAGAGTGTACAGTGGCatgtcaaataattttttttcagaaattcTACTGTTACTTGCAGTGTGTTTTTTGAGTTTTTGCAGAGAAAGAAGGTGCTGAAAGGGTACTTTGGGAATTTTAACTTTCTGACGGTTTCAGTTAGTTTGGGTCTTGGTGGCTCAAAGCTGTTGCTAGTACTACTGTAGATTGCTGCGTGgggctaattttttttttttggttttactCATTGTTTTGGACTctctgtttatttttatttgtttatttttaatattaaaataaaataattgtgattttttatttaaaaagagtGATCGTactattgaaattttatttatgaattaagtaataatttaattattttcatcattatctatgaattaagtaataatttaaggaaatttaattattttcatcattatcaATAGTCATTTATTGTACTTTAAGTTTACaaacaacttaattaatgaaaaattcaatgaagataatgactCCTTCGGGGTGCAGTTAGTTGTCATATTAAGTTTTCGAGAGTTGGTTtcgattaattttaaaaattatattcttaattagttgttcatttttttcttcatagttttctttaattactttttcgttttgataaattaagaaaagattaattttttttacctattatactctcatttaaatgattaattactttgaaacaTGTAGAGTttttcatccacttcataattaataaggataaaaagGTAAATACaatatgttattaattattttcttaataggtgtgttaattcaaaagtggacaagtaattagagaTGGATGgagtattatattataatttgctatttaaaattaaaaaaattaaattttcaagaaatatgtaaaaaaagtagaataaaattttaaatataaatatgataataaacgcatttttaaaaatatttgacagAGTCTacattatttgatttttgaaaaaaaatatatatttgaaatatatttgaactttgatcaagattattttaacaatattgaCTTTGGAAGGACCTATTATTTCTgtattatttaatattgtattttaaagttatatatgtGGTCACgtagaaattataaatataaatattgcatcattataaatagtaatgttaACACGTTAACACATTTAAAGCTTTagaatacactattaaatagtattCGAGTAAAAGAATCACCATAAAAATTAGGATCGTAATACCAATTTCAAACTcaagtttgaaatatttttctgacTTTTTCCCAATTTGTGACAAAGTAAACAATAATGAAGGGAATAAATCTTAATAGAAATATAtgagtgaaaatttttaaaaaatttcctaACAAATAATTTAGGGGCATGGAATACCGGTTCGTTTTCACCGAGCTGGTCGCTTGAGTCTATAGGCTACCTTTTCTATCCGCTTTTCTACAAGGTCTATTTTCAGACCGAGCCAAGTCTTTAGGTTATTTAAGTAGGTTTGTTATGTATAACATAAATACGATAGATAATTTGAGATTATTATCGTCCTTTTTAACGCTTTGGAACTAGAAGTACTCCATATTCAAAACGTCAATAATGGGTTAATTTATATCCAAATTAAAGTGCACTTTCTTAGGTGTGTTATTGGTTAATCCCTTCTTCCTGTTTCATCTCATACGCCTATGTTATATGTGATCTTTTTAGATTGCTGTTTTATTaagaaattaagtaattttaagcttttatttttatttactatatttttaagttaatcttttaataaatgataaatattttagattttaaaaattaaaatgtatttagatgactatttaaatttatgagtttatttttgaaattaaattttatataatagtgAATGGAGAGAGTAATTAATCAATGTTTGAAGTactctaataaatattaattaattattagttttattggGTTGAtcaaagtatatatattaagattaattaactatttcatcaaaaatataataagaagaatatgataatttataaattatttttatgaaataataaataatatgattcaACCATTTAGAGAGAAAAAATCACCTACGGAAACAAAAACAGAGGAAGTACTCACTATTtagaaaaaagaatgacctctgaAAAAAACGAGGAAGTACTAATTGAATATAGAGCCCAAAATTAAatgattctttttaaaatttatgatttaaataaagtaaaaataatgttattaaaattaaaaagatttcGTTCTTgttaaaatcaatgaaaatttgGTCAGTATTTGGGGAGAACGATATTGCTTATgctattttaccttttttaaaaaatatatatatttttatttttttaactttaatatatttttacgaaaaaattaaaaaaaatcaaattttttaaaatatttctaatttttctagTAATTTAGCATTacctttttaacaaaaatatcaaacataaatCTGCATGGAGTAATTTACATTTACAtcctaattaaagatttaaAGTGCACTTTTTGATTTCTTGATTTCACATAGATGCAATTAGTTGGATTTTgattttagattaaaataaaattgaacctATAACCTTACTATAATGATTTTATATACTGTAGACTAGCTTCACTGCCAAAAGCTTACacaaactaaaacaaaataatttttgaatgtttGGTTTATATATAGGGTTAGCTAGATAGGATTCACTTTTACTAGTAAATATTTAGTTGCAGGATATcatattatgaattgatgtttttctatgttgtttccaaaaaattttaataacaatgatgttttttttaagAGTCAGGGAATCtaaataaatcacaaaaataaaagtgatcaaaataagtaattattttagaaattaattaaaatagatttagtaaaagaaaaatttttattttatcggATATTCCAAACATTTTTCGTTAGTcccacaaaatttatattttaatatataatgaaacattttcttacattttataaagtgaaaGTCTTTCTTACACTTTGTATAGTGAAACTTTTTTCTTCAGTTtataaagtataagaaaaaCTTACACTTTACAAAAAGGAATATTTTGTTTTGCTCTCTTTATGAAGTTTTTTGTCGTGTTTGTCATACAATtgagatattttttatatatatgtaaaaaaatatataaatatttatcacatgcaattaacttacttaaataaaaaatcaagtgtTGAACATATTGATAATCATTTGCATAAAAAATAGACGAGAAATGAAAATTTGAGAATGTCCCAATATTTTTCGTCATTTCAAACTGTGCGGaatgatcaaaataaatatctagTCCATAACTTGGAGCAATATTCGTATCTTGTTGAATTAAACcgctacaaaatatataattataataataagaataataataaatcatataattaataaataattgacaaaacgaacaaataaaaatcaaaatataattatttagcaTTACCAGTCACTTACTTTGATAGTTTCgttcaaatcaaaatcatatcgaacggtaagaatattttgataatgagTCATGTtagaaaaatcaatatattgAGTTATCGGAAATTCATCAACACTATTATGATTTTCTAATTGGGGATGAACATTGACCGATAAAGGAGAACATTGTTGGGTAGTCTTAAGCTCCTTTTTAGCAtagatttcaagtattgttGACTTGATTTGATCTATGTAATCATTTGAAAGTCTTAGAAAGTTGGTCAACGATTCGTCATTATAGATAATCCACTCTTCAAAATTTACTTAATcttgtgataaaaatgaaataggaattTTTATACTATAATCTTAATAATACTATTTATAcccattcttttataaattggtgaaagaaatatatgatatcggataataattgaatatttagcGTTGTGTTTGTGAGGACGATAGTAAACAGTATTTCCATCATGTATAATTTTGTCATCCCAATAAATTGTAACTCTAACTTTTGGTTAggaatacattattttttgattGAATGAAGAATAATAGAAGACTAAAGATGTTAATATGTTATGTTTGAATGTCCTTAAATAGAGTTTggatcactacaacaaaaacaacttttagcggcattaaatactgacactaataaagagagctaaagtctttaccgacattagttaagtgtcattagaaccaatgtcggTAAAggttttagggacatatacaaagagtgaatATTGCGGCTAAAAGTACAG
This window encodes:
- the LOC107012104 gene encoding protein STICHEL-like 2; translated protein: MDGRRHSVDVPISKTLVALRRVKSLRDPTTNSISKFSAMVDKLNWETHSSNAITLGFENRQEVGYNEDSTALGGNGFVLNGNREEYAGDQELNSNKGNGKPQLGSSPMDPWNGNVEMSNIHQPNEVKRGNKLSSKRFGHSYRDQGMAMAGITPSNAWEEGNGSSKESNEGAVPAKDVYYATKKNCKHKKHYRSSRTAASNILSRVGSPYFSVSDAPNESSNHVISLYGNEDVDNVESDNGGCGISSCWLGTPKFRGSSPLTHMEERPLLSAGIGETLLALQRRSSTRDKNGFASPSESPRNLSQKCRPKSFREMVGQNVVSRSLLNAISSGRINPFYLFHGPRGTGKTCASRIFAAALNCLSPDAEKPCGLCRDCVLYFSGRSRDVKEVDSLKINKMERVRLLVKNAVTPPISSKFKIFIVDECHLLREETWTSILNHLEELSRHVVFIMITPDLDKLPRSAVSRSQKYHFSKIKEVDISNRLHEICEDEGIDFNQDALDFIACKSNGSIRDGEIMLEQLSLLGKRITMPLVYELIGAVSDDELLELLHLALSSDTSNTVKRARELMRSRIDPMQLVSQLANLIMDILAGKCQRSACEVKDRLFSGHISEAEKQQLSHALKVLSETEKQLRMSKNQTTWLTAALLQLSSVSSSVDAKDGSSCLRTVYEQDPDGHLCSTSSTSESLKHRTSCACESMESCKRGMQDDKETLASIWCKATEMCGSNSLANFLRRGRLSSICLKQGLAIAELEFYCPKDISKAEKLWKPIANALQRTLCCNVEIRINLVPGWFPKKYSRMKRLSYRLFNCSLGKAHSTMERISNASEISDSASKRVIMVDKVVETCSSECLSQNSQICCHGREIVTIRNSDGNALSIGSDTPQILLTDGSLQTHQLESDSLKERSTCRCRDLFTIESEKKTSCFPRTVGLLKRSRSSNASHMTFSITQPQSNLVLSIPSKTPCQSHIPCSSLNNHSSGDLDISKESKSRYWRTALLPFRKALQLRHQHENPPQEWILPYSAAN